One segment of Halomonas sp. TD01 DNA contains the following:
- a CDS encoding porin, translating into MKKTLLATAIIGALGASAAAQAATVYDQDGTKLDVYGRIAMGIAGGGPEFDDDGAKIDNSEEFVDVYSRLGLRMSHEVNSDLTAFGRLEWRFKGDERYTESGFTEIRQSYLGLQSKQYGTIQGGNFDSFYNQFVSLPFDVYIDRGLEFAGHPKQSRGDSIGYYTPDLEGWTAFLQLKHYSERGRFEDVPGGATGVREEGNVVAAQGGVRYEQGPITVGLGFVDDVERGGGNGEILGGLIGSYAVNDQLSVRLGYEGRENNEDLRLRENGYDKVGIGATYTTGPWAFAGDYYHVSRDGINPEGEKNGDSNAWALGSYYKVSSAFDVFVEVADGDAPSINRDETTLSDLTDNVYWLTGARYHF; encoded by the coding sequence ATGAAAAAGACACTTTTAGCGACTGCTATCATTGGCGCCCTCGGTGCCTCTGCTGCCGCTCAAGCAGCTACCGTTTATGACCAAGACGGCACCAAACTTGATGTCTATGGCCGTATCGCCATGGGTATCGCTGGTGGCGGCCCCGAGTTTGATGACGATGGCGCCAAAATTGACAACAGCGAAGAGTTCGTTGACGTCTATTCTCGTCTTGGCCTGCGCATGAGCCACGAAGTTAACTCTGACCTGACCGCTTTCGGTCGTCTAGAGTGGCGCTTCAAGGGTGACGAGCGTTACACCGAGTCTGGCTTCACTGAAATTCGTCAGAGCTACCTGGGCCTACAAAGCAAGCAGTACGGTACCATTCAAGGCGGCAACTTCGACAGTTTCTACAACCAGTTTGTTTCTCTGCCGTTCGATGTTTACATCGACCGTGGCTTAGAATTCGCTGGTCACCCGAAACAGTCGCGTGGCGACTCAATCGGTTACTACACGCCTGATCTAGAAGGCTGGACAGCCTTCCTGCAGCTGAAACACTACAGCGAGCGCGGCCGTTTTGAAGATGTGCCTGGTGGCGCTACTGGTGTACGTGAAGAAGGCAACGTAGTTGCTGCACAAGGTGGCGTACGCTACGAGCAAGGCCCGATCACTGTAGGTCTTGGCTTCGTTGACGACGTTGAGCGTGGCGGCGGTAACGGCGAAATCCTGGGTGGTTTGATCGGTTCTTACGCAGTAAACGATCAGCTGTCAGTTCGTCTGGGTTACGAAGGTCGTGAAAACAACGAAGACCTACGTCTTCGTGAAAACGGCTACGACAAAGTTGGTATTGGTGCAACTTACACCACAGGTCCTTGGGCATTCGCTGGTGATTACTACCACGTCAGCCGCGACGGCATCAATCCTGAAGGCGAGAAGAACGGCGACAGCAACGCATGGGCTTTGGGTTCTTACTACAAAGTTTCCAGCGCGTTTGACGTTTTCGTAGAAGTTGCTGATGGCGACGCACCGTCTATCAATCGTGACGAAACTACTCTGAGCGATCTGACTGACAACGTTTATTGGCTGACAGGCGCGCGTTACCACTTCTAA